The Burkholderia pyrrocinia genomic sequence TCTGTTCGGACACGCTGCGCCGTCTCGTCGCGCCGTCCGAGGCGGCGCATCTCGCCGCGTTGCTGGACGAGATCCGCGCGATCGACGCCGGTTTCGGCGTGACGGGGGCGCTGGCGATGTACGCGGCCGGCTGGATCCAGTCGCTTCGTCCGCGCGCATGATGCCGCGGATCGTCTATCTCGCGACGGCCGACGCACGCGGCCATCTGATGCGCGCGCAACTGCTCGTGCATGCGTTGCGCACGGCCGGCGCGCAGGTCGACGTGCTGACGACGTCCGATGCGGGGCAGGCATTCCTGTCCGCGTTCGGCATCGACGCGCCCGTGCTGTCCCGTTACTACGCGGTGCAGTTCGACGCACGGCAGAACATGCTGCGCGATGCGACCGATCGCAATGTCGCGCACTACGTGTTCAGGCCGACGCGCATGCTGCGCGACATCGCGCGGCTGCGTGCGATCGTCCGCGATGCAGATCTCGTGATCAACGACTCGTTTCATCCGGCGCTGCTGTTCATGGGCGCGATACCGGGCTGGCGGCGCCGTATCGTTCATGTGTATGGCGGCAGCCTGCGCCGCGCGTTGACCGCGAATTTCGATGCGCGGCTGCCGCGTGCGCTGGCGCGTGCGTTTGCGCGGATCGTCGACTGGCAGATCGATTCGGCGCGGTGCTGCATCGAGCACGATTTTGCGTACGAGGTGACCGACGCTGCGCAGCGATCGCGCGAGCATTGCAGGTTGCCGACGCCGGTGCCGGTCGTCGCCGAACTGCCGGCTTCGGAGCCGGCTGTCGCCGCCGTTTATCTGAATCCGCACTTTCGCGATGTCGCGCTCGCCGATGCGCTGTCGGCCGGCATGCGCGACGCGGGGCTCGCCGCGCACCGCGTGGGCGAGGGTTACGCCGGGCACGACGGCTGGACCGGTGTCGATACCGACTGGGCGATGCGTGCCGCGCACGCGCCGCTGATCGTGTCCGCACCCGGAATGGCCGCGCTGTCGATTGCGCGCGTATATCGCCGCCCGATCCTGCTCGTGCTGACCGATCAGCCCGAGCAGGCGAGCAATGCCGCGCGCGCGGCACGGCTGCAGCTCGTGCATCGCATCGTCACGTGGCGCGGCGATGCGGCCGCGTTTCGGCAGGAGGTCGGGCAGGCCGCTGCGGACCTGATGCGCAATCCGGGTACGCGAGCTGGAACGATCGCCGGCCGCGAGCATGCGTGTGCGCGCGAGGATGCGTGGACGTCGCGCATCCTCGCGCTGCGGCCGCATGCACGGACGGCCGATGCGGATCCCCGATGCGAGGCGCCGGCGCCGCGATGAACACGATGCTGCTTCGTGACGATCGTCGACCCGATATCCGGCAGATGCTGGCCGCGACGTTCGGCATGACCGCGGGCCTCGCGATCTTCATTCTGCTGGAGCGCAGCGTCACGCCGCGCTACGTGTTCGCCACGCCGATCGATGCGCGGATTCCGTTCATCGCATGGTCGTGGTTCGTCTATGTCGGCTTCTTTCCGTTCGTGATTGCGCTCGCCGCGTATGCACGGCCGCCCGCGTTCGCCGCGTTCAAGGAGGCCGTGCTGATCGCATTCGTGCTCGGTGTCGTCTGCTTCCTGCTGTTTCCGGAAGCCGTGCCGCGGCCCGACGTCGCGGAGATCGGCAATACGTTCGTGCGCGACCGTCTCGCGCGCATGTGGCAGCTCGATCTCGCGGCCAACGGTTTTCCGAGCCTGCATGTCGCGGTGACGTGTCTTGCGTGCCGGATGCTGACGGACCGGCGCTGGAGCCGGCATCGGTTCGTGGCGACGGCGATCGGTCTGCTGATCTGTGCGTCGACGCTCACGCTCAAGCAGCATACGGTCGCCGACGTATTAGGCGGTGTCGCGCTCGCGATGGTCGGCGCGCTGTGGGTCGAGCGGCGTTCGCTGCGCAGGAGGCTCGCGTGACGACGGATGCCCATGTTCATCACGCCGGGCCGAACGCCGAGCTTGCGTTGTTCGTGCCCGATCCCGCGCTGTTTCGCGTGAGCGCGCCACGTGTCGGCGCTGCGCTGGCAGGCGACTGGCTGATGATTGCCGGGGCGTTCGCGATGGCGATCGCGTTCCCGCATCCGCTCGTATACGCATTTGCCGCGGTCGTGATCGCGCGCAGCCAGCTTGCGCTCGCGGTCATGATGCACGAAGGCGCGCACGGGTTGCTGGCACGGAACCGGCGCGTCAACGACGTGCTGGGCCAGTTGTTCGCGGCCGGCCCGCTGTGGCTGTCGCTGCGCACGTATCGTGCGGGGCATCTGAAGCATCATCGCGCGCCGATGCAGCCTGACGATCCCGTCGCGCTGCTGTTCGGCGTGCACGACTATCCGGTGACGCGCGGCCGGCTGATCGGCCGCCTGCTCGCGTACGCATGCGGGATCGGCTACGTGACGAGCGTCGTGAAGCTCGCGCGCGGCGAGTTTGCGCATGCGTTGCCGACGGTCCGGAAATCACGCGCGTATGCGGCGTGGGAAGTCGCGTCGATGCTGGCCGGCAACGGCTTGTTGTTCGGTGCGCTCGCACTGGCCGGACATCCGCTGTTGTACATCGGGTTGTGGATCGTGCCGTCCGTCACGCTGTTGCCGCTCGTCGGGCAGGTGCGCGCGATCTTCGAGCACGCGGGGCTGCCGGCTTGCGACGACCAGAGCCGCAACGCGCGCACGATCATCCGGCGTTCGTGGCAGACGTTCCTGTTCGGGCCGCACGCGATCCATTTCCATATCGAACATCACCTGTACATGCGGATGCCGTTTCATAACCTGCCGGTCGTGCATCGACAACTCGCGCAGCGGCAGTTGTTGCCTGAAGGCAATCTGTACGCGGGATACGGTGCGGTGCTGCGTGACGTGAGCGTGCGCTGACTTGCGAGCGGGGATTGTGCGGTTGTATGCGCCGGGGCGACGGTGGACGAGGATGCCGGATGCTTGCGCGCACAATCGGATACGAAGTGGAAATTTCGAGCCCGACACGGCAAGAGGCAGACGCAAAAAAGCCTCCACGCGGGAGGCTTCAATTGCAACTATCGAAAAGATAGATGGTAGGGTGGGAGGGACTCGAACCCTCGACTCTCTGATTAAAAGTCAGATACTCTAACCAACTGAGTTACCACCCCACGTCCTCAAAAACTGCTCGAGAACGAGAAAAACGGCTTCAGGCTGTAGCTGATGCGGCTTGCTTGCGACCCAAAGAGCAAAAGATTATAGCGACGGATTTTCGGTGAGTCAACAATCCGCCACGATAATTATTTGATCGTTTCGAGCTTGCCCTGCGCCGTCTGCGCCGCGTTCGACCCGGCGTACTGCGACACCACCTGCTCGAACGTCTTCTTCGCGGCCGCCTTCTGGCCTTGTTCGAGCTGGTTCGTACCGATCGCCACGAGGGCGTCGGCCGCGCGCGGGTGTTGCGGGTACTTGCTGACGATCCCTTGCCACGTCGCCGTCGAACCGCGGTAGTCGCGCAGCGCGTATTGCGCGTTGCCGAGCCAGTACTGCGCGGTCGGCTGGTGGGGGCTCTGCGGATACTTCGCGATGAAGCTGCGGAACGAAGCCGCCGCCGCCTTGAAGTTGCCGTTGCGGAACTGCTGCTGCGCCGCGTTGAGCGCATCCGTTTCACCCGGCTGCACGGTGCCTTCGACACCGTCGATCGTCGCCTGCTGCGGCTCGAACTTCTTGAGCCGCGTGTCGAGATCCTGGTAGTACTCCTTCTGCTGCCGCTCGAGCGTCGTCAGCCGGTTCGTCAGGTCCTCGTTCTCGCCGCGCAGCGTCGCGACCTGCTGGTTCAGCTGGTCGAGACGGCCGGATTGATCGAGGATCGTACGCTGGGCGGCGGACAACTGGCTCGCCAGGTTGTCGGTCTTGCTGCGCAGGTCGAGCACGGCGCGGCGCGCTTCGTTGTCGTCGAACACGCCGGCGTGCGCCGGCGCGGCCGACCACGCCGCGCCGGCGACGCAGAATGCTGCGGCAACGCGCAGCCAGGATACACGATGCGTCATACGGCGATTCTTCCGTTACTTACTGTTGGTAGACGAGGTCTGCGCGACGGTTCTGCGCCCACGACGCTTCGTCGTGACCCGTTGCCTGCGGCTTTTCCTTGCCGAGGCTCACGGCTTCCATCTGCGAATCGTTCACGCCGAGCAGCGCCATCGCGCGGCGGACGGCTTCCGCACGCTTCTGGCCCAGTGCGAGGTTGTACTCGCTCGTGCCGCGTTCGTCGGTGTTGCCCTGGATCAGCACGTGGCGCTGCGGATGGCTCTTCAGGTACTGAGCGTGCTGCTGCATCAGCGGCTGGTACTCGTCCTTCACCGAATAGCTGTCGAAGTCGAAGTAGATGCTGCGCTTCGCGAGCGGGCTGTTCGGGTCGTTCAGCGGATCGACGTTCACTTGCGCGACGTTGTCGGCGCTCGGTTGCGTGCCGACTGCACCCGCGTTTGCCTTGTCGTCGAGCTTCACGCCCGATTTGCACGCTGCGAGCGCGCTGATCATCATCACGGCCAGAGCCAGACGAGCTTTATTCGACATCATGGTTACTCTCCTTGTGGTCATTGCATGAAGGGCCCCCAAGACGGCTCACGAACGGAGCCGCCCTGGACGGACAGGATCTGTGGCGGCGCGCTGCCGTCGGAGGGCACTGCAGCCAGAACGTTGCGACCACCCGACTGGGTAGCGTACAGAAGGTACTGGCCGTTTGCCGCGAAGCTCGGCGATTCGTCGTGATTCGTATTCGTGATGGCGTTCGCCGCGCCGGATTGCAGATCCTGAACGTACAGCTTGAAGCCCCCACCGGTGCGGGAGATGTAGGCGAGCAGCTTGCCGTCCGGGCTCACACGCGGGCTCGTGTTGTAGCTGCCGGTAAAGGTCACGCGCTGCGCGGCACCGGCGCTTTCGCCCTGTGCTGGCATCCGGTAGATCTGCGGCGCGCCGCCGCGATCGCTCGTGAAGTAGATCCAGCGGCCGTCCGGCGAGTAGTACGGCTCGGTGTCGATCGAGCTGCTCTGCGTGAGACGGCGCAGGCCGCCGCCGTTCGCATTGACCGTATAGATTTGCGTGTTGCCGGTCAGCGACAGCGCGACGGCGAGCGTGTTGCTGTCCGGCGACCATGCCGGTGCGCTGTTGTTGCCCTTCTGGTCCGAGACCATGTAGCGGCGGCCGGTCGGCAGGTCATGGATGTAGACGATCGGCTTCTTGCGCTCGAACGACACGTACGCGACCTTCGTGCCGCTCGGCGACCAGGCCGGCGAGATGATCGGCTCGGTGCTCGACAGTGCGATGCGCGCGTTCTGGCCGTCCGAATCCGAGATCTGCAGCTGGTAGCGATTACCGGTCTTGATCACGTACGACAGGCGCGTGGCGAACACGCCGCGCACGCCGAGCAGCTTCTGGTAGATGTAGTCGGCGATCTTGTGGCCGGCCGTGCGCAGCGTGGTGTCGGTGGCCGTCAGCGACAGGCCGCCGAGGCTTTGCTGCTTCACGGTGTCGTACAGGATGAAGTTGACCTTGTACTGGCCGTTCGCGTCGCGGTTCACGCTGCCGGCGACGAACGCATTTGCGCCCTTGGCCTTCCATGCGCCGAGATCGACCGAGGCGGTCTCGGGCACGGGCGTGCTGCCCGCGTCGATGTTGGTGAATTTGCCGCTGCGGGCGAGGTCGGCGCGGACGATCGACGTGACCTGCTGCGGCAGGCCCGCCTCGTTCGCGAAATTCGCGGTGGCAATGGGGAACTGGGTCGAACCGACACCGGTGATCAGCACGTTGACCTGGGCGTTAGCGGCGCTGCCCGCCGCAATCAGACACGAGGCCACGAGTGCCCTGAAACCTAGTTTTGTCATCAAACTCATGCTTCTTGCTTCCCGTATGACTTGGATCGCTGCGCAACCGCAGAGAGACAGTAAAAATACCCGATTCGTTCCCGTCCGACAGCGACGCCCGGAGTGTAAGCGTATTTCCTTTCACTCCGCCGCCTTGAAGGTAATCGTAATGTCCGACGGGGTACGACCGTTAGAATCGGGCGGCAACGGGACCGATGCCTGGATCGCATTGACCACGGCTTGATCCCACCCCGAATTCCCGCTGGAGCGGGAGACCGATGCGCTCAATACGTCACCGGACGGCGTGCACCGAATCTTGACGACGGTGGTCAGGCCTGCTCGCTCGCCGCCCCAAACGATGTTCGGCTTGACGCGGCGGCGCACCTTGTCGGCATAGCCGGGCGATGCGGCGTTGCCGCCGGAGCCCGTGCCCGTGCCGCTCTTCGCGAGGCCTTCGCCGCCGCCTTCGCCGGCGCCGGACAGACCCTGCATCTGAGCGAGACGCGCGCTGCGTTCGCGGTCGAGCTTCGCCTTCGCCGCCGCATCGGCTTTTGCGCGCGCCGTGGCTTCGGCCTTCGCCTTGGCCTGGGCTTCCGCCTTCGCCTTCGCGGCCGCGTCGGACTTCGCCTTCGCCGCCTGCTGCGCTTCGAGCTGCGCCTGCTTCTGCTGCTGGAGTTTCTGCTGTTCGAGCTTTTGCTGCTCGGCGAGCTGCTGTTGCTTGAGCTTGTCGGCCTGCTTCTGCCTGTCGCGTTCCGCGGCCTTCTGCGCGGCGAGCGCGGCAGCCTGCTGTGCCGCCAGCTGCGCGCGCCGGGCGTCCTCTTCCTGCTGGGCCTTCAGTTGCTGGGCGCGGCGCTGCTGCTCGAGCAGCGCTTCGCGCGCGGCTGCTTCCTGCTGCCGCTTCTTCTGCTGCAGCGCGATGTCGGCCTGTTCGTCGCGCACCGGGGGAGGGGGCGGCGCGACCTTCGCGGGCGGCGTCACGACAGGCCGCGGCGCGGCGACGTCGGGCACTTCGGTCCACAGCTCGGCTTCGGCGCCGGCCGGCGTGCTGTTCTGCCACTGCACGCCGTGATAGAGAAACAGCGCGAGCAGCACGTGCATCAGCGCGGCGAGCGCGAATGCACGCCAGGTGCCGCGCTCGCGAGGTGGCCGAGGCGGATAGCCGGTGCTGCGCAGGGATTGCTGCCGGTTCATTGCGATTTGACGAGGAGGCCGACGCGCTTGACGCCGCGCGCCTTCAGATCCGACATCACGGTCATGACCGCATCGTACTGCACGGTCTTGTCGGCTGCGATCACGACCGGCTGGTCGGGATGATCGGCCTGCCGGGCCGAGATGAAGCCGTCGAGCTCGGCCTTCGTCATCGTGTCTTCCTGGGTCGCGCCCGAGTCGCCCTTGTACTTGACGCTCATCGTGCGGTCGGCCTTGATGTTGACGACGACGGGCGGCGTCTGCTCCTGCGGCGCGGCATTGCCGACGGTCGGCAGGTTGATGATCGACGGGGCGACGAGCGGTGCGGTGACCATGAAGATCACGAGCAGCACCAGCATCACGTCGATGTACGGCACGACGTTGATGTCGGCCATTGCGCGGCGCGAGCGGCCGCCGCGCATGCTGGATCGGATGGGACTTCCTGCCATGGCGAGCTCCTTACTGGGCCTGACGCTGCAGGATGTTCGAGAACTCTTCGATGAAGGTCTCGAAGCGGATCGCGAGGCGGTCGATGTCGTGCGCGTAGCGGTTGTACGCGACCACCGCCGGAATCGCGGCGAACAGGCCGATCGCGGTGGCGACGAGCGCCTCGGCGATGCCCGGCGCGACGTTCGCGAGCGTGGCCTGCTGCACGTTCGCGAGGCCGCGGAACGAGTTCATGATCCCCCAGACCGTGCCGAACAGGCCGATGTACGGGCTGACCGAACCGACCGATGCGAGGAACGCGAGGTTCGCTTCGAGCACGTCCATTTCACGCTGGAACGACGCGCGCATCGCGCGGCGTGCACCGTCGAGCACGAGGCCCGGATCGCTGAGGCGCTTTTCCTTCGCCTTCAGGAATTCGCGCATGCCCGATTCGAAGATCCGCTCGAGCGCGCCGATCGTGTGGCGGTTGTTGGCCGCACTCTGGTACAGCGCCTGCAGGTCGCCGCCCGACCAGAAATCCCTCTCGAAGCGTTCGGTCTGCGCGCGTGCGCGGCGGATCGCAAACCACTTGCGGAAGATGAAGGTCCACGACATCAGCGACAGCAGCAACAGCAGCCCCATCACGGCCTGGGCCAGCACGCTCGCGTTGAGGACGAGGGAAATGATCGACAGGTCTTGAGAAGTGTTCATAGAGGTTTGAGTAACGTCCCTTCGGGGCGCCCGGTATGCGTGCGGCGCGGCGCGCCGGCCGAGCCTGGCGCCGAACCTTGCTTAGTATCGAATCAGGAAGGCAAGTTCATAGGCTTTGTCTAAACGGCGCTCAAGCGAGCTTCGTTGACAATACAGTCTGCCCGGTATCGATGACGGGCCCGCGGTGCAGCGCGTCGAGCACGGCCGGCGGGATGGCCGCGGGCCGGATACCGTTACGGTCGACGCAGCCGAGGCGGATATGTCCGGCCACGAGCAGCGTGTCGCCACACCAGGCTTCCTGCGTGAATTCCACCGATGCGCGGCCGATGCGTCCGGGCCGGCTCGTGATCGCCAGCGTGTCGTCGAGTCGCGCCGGTGCGCGGTAGTCGAGCGACGTGCTGCGGACGATGAAGATCGCGCCGGTGTCGTCGGCGAGCCGACGCTGGTCGATGCCGCATGCGCGCAGCCACTCGGTGCGGGCGCGCTCGAAGAACTTCAGGTAGTTGGCATAGAAGACGATGCCGCCTGCATCGGTATCCTCGTAGTACACGCGCACCGGCCAGGTAAAGCCGGAACGCCCTTCCGGGGAGCGGGTAGGCTGAGTCATGGCGCGCATTCTACCGGAACGCAGGAACCGGATTCGTAACCGTTTCGTAACGGAATGTAGTACGACGCGGCACACCGCGGGCCGGCCGGAGGCCGGCCGCGGCTGCGCGCGATGGGT encodes the following:
- the tolR gene encoding protein TolR; amino-acid sequence: MAGSPIRSSMRGGRSRRAMADINVVPYIDVMLVLLVIFMVTAPLVAPSIINLPTVGNAAPQEQTPPVVVNIKADRTMSVKYKGDSGATQEDTMTKAELDGFISARQADHPDQPVVIAADKTVQYDAVMTVMSDLKARGVKRVGLLVKSQ
- the tolB gene encoding Tol-Pal system beta propeller repeat protein TolB; this translates as MSLMTKLGFRALVASCLIAAGSAANAQVNVLITGVGSTQFPIATANFANEAGLPQQVTSIVRADLARSGKFTNIDAGSTPVPETASVDLGAWKAKGANAFVAGSVNRDANGQYKVNFILYDTVKQQSLGGLSLTATDTTLRTAGHKIADYIYQKLLGVRGVFATRLSYVIKTGNRYQLQISDSDGQNARIALSSTEPIISPAWSPSGTKVAYVSFERKKPIVYIHDLPTGRRYMVSDQKGNNSAPAWSPDSNTLAVALSLTGNTQIYTVNANGGGLRRLTQSSSIDTEPYYSPDGRWIYFTSDRGGAPQIYRMPAQGESAGAAQRVTFTGSYNTSPRVSPDGKLLAYISRTGGGFKLYVQDLQSGAANAITNTNHDESPSFAANGQYLLYATQSGGRNVLAAVPSDGSAPPQILSVQGGSVREPSWGPFMQ
- the tolA gene encoding cell envelope integrity protein TolA; the protein is MNRQQSLRSTGYPPRPPRERGTWRAFALAALMHVLLALFLYHGVQWQNSTPAGAEAELWTEVPDVAAPRPVVTPPAKVAPPPPPVRDEQADIALQQKKRQQEAAAREALLEQQRRAQQLKAQQEEDARRAQLAAQQAAALAAQKAAERDRQKQADKLKQQQLAEQQKLEQQKLQQQKQAQLEAQQAAKAKSDAAAKAKAEAQAKAKAEATARAKADAAAKAKLDRERSARLAQMQGLSGAGEGGGEGLAKSGTGTGSGGNAASPGYADKVRRRVKPNIVWGGERAGLTTVVKIRCTPSGDVLSASVSRSSGNSGWDQAVVNAIQASVPLPPDSNGRTPSDITITFKAAE
- the ybgC gene encoding tol-pal system-associated acyl-CoA thioesterase, with product MRAMTQPTRSPEGRSGFTWPVRVYYEDTDAGGIVFYANYLKFFERARTEWLRACGIDQRRLADDTGAIFIVRSTSLDYRAPARLDDTLAITSRPGRIGRASVEFTQEAWCGDTLLVAGHIRLGCVDRNGIRPAAIPPAVLDALHRGPVIDTGQTVLSTKLA
- the tolQ gene encoding protein TolQ: MNTSQDLSIISLVLNASVLAQAVMGLLLLLSLMSWTFIFRKWFAIRRARAQTERFERDFWSGGDLQALYQSAANNRHTIGALERIFESGMREFLKAKEKRLSDPGLVLDGARRAMRASFQREMDVLEANLAFLASVGSVSPYIGLFGTVWGIMNSFRGLANVQQATLANVAPGIAEALVATAIGLFAAIPAVVAYNRYAHDIDRLAIRFETFIEEFSNILQRQAQ
- a CDS encoding phosphatase PAP2 family protein, translating into MNTMLLRDDRRPDIRQMLAATFGMTAGLAIFILLERSVTPRYVFATPIDARIPFIAWSWFVYVGFFPFVIALAAYARPPAFAAFKEAVLIAFVLGVVCFLLFPEAVPRPDVAEIGNTFVRDRLARMWQLDLAANGFPSLHVAVTCLACRMLTDRRWSRHRFVATAIGLLICASTLTLKQHTVADVLGGVALAMVGALWVERRSLRRRLA
- a CDS encoding fatty acid desaturase family protein, whose protein sequence is MTTDAHVHHAGPNAELALFVPDPALFRVSAPRVGAALAGDWLMIAGAFAMAIAFPHPLVYAFAAVVIARSQLALAVMMHEGAHGLLARNRRVNDVLGQLFAAGPLWLSLRTYRAGHLKHHRAPMQPDDPVALLFGVHDYPVTRGRLIGRLLAYACGIGYVTSVVKLARGEFAHALPTVRKSRAYAAWEVASMLAGNGLLFGALALAGHPLLYIGLWIVPSVTLLPLVGQVRAIFEHAGLPACDDQSRNARTIIRRSWQTFLFGPHAIHFHIEHHLYMRMPFHNLPVVHRQLAQRQLLPEGNLYAGYGAVLRDVSVR
- the ybgF gene encoding tol-pal system protein YbgF, whose amino-acid sequence is MTHRVSWLRVAAAFCVAGAAWSAAPAHAGVFDDNEARRAVLDLRSKTDNLASQLSAAQRTILDQSGRLDQLNQQVATLRGENEDLTNRLTTLERQQKEYYQDLDTRLKKFEPQQATIDGVEGTVQPGETDALNAAQQQFRNGNFKAAAASFRSFIAKYPQSPHQPTAQYWLGNAQYALRDYRGSTATWQGIVSKYPQHPRAADALVAIGTNQLEQGQKAAAKKTFEQVVSQYAGSNAAQTAQGKLETIK
- the pal gene encoding peptidoglycan-associated lipoprotein Pal; protein product: MMSNKARLALAVMMISALAACKSGVKLDDKANAGAVGTQPSADNVAQVNVDPLNDPNSPLAKRSIYFDFDSYSVKDEYQPLMQQHAQYLKSHPQRHVLIQGNTDERGTSEYNLALGQKRAEAVRRAMALLGVNDSQMEAVSLGKEKPQATGHDEASWAQNRRADLVYQQ